Proteins from one Comamonas flocculans genomic window:
- the cheY gene encoding chemotaxis response regulator CheY, whose translation MSSALRFLIVDDFSTMRRIVRNLLKESGFTEADEAEDGVVALQKLRNSKFDFVVSDINMPNMNGFQLLAEIKKDDALKHLPVLMVTAEARKEDIVAAAQGGAAGYIVKPFTKATLEEKVTLILKKLGL comes from the coding sequence GTGTCCTCAGCCCTTCGTTTCCTGATAGTTGACGATTTTTCGACGATGCGCCGCATCGTGCGCAACCTGCTCAAGGAGAGCGGGTTCACCGAAGCCGATGAGGCGGAAGACGGCGTGGTTGCCCTGCAGAAGCTGCGCAACAGCAAGTTCGACTTCGTCGTCTCCGACATCAACATGCCCAACATGAACGGCTTTCAGTTGCTGGCGGAGATCAAGAAGGACGACGCGCTCAAGCACCTGCCGGTGCTGATGGTGACGGCCGAGGCGCGCAAGGAAGACATTGTCGCCGCCGCCCAGGGCGGGGCCGCGGGCTACATCGTCAAGCCCTTTACCAAGGCCACGCTCGAAGAAAAGGTCACGCTCATCCTCAAGAAACTGGGCCTGTAG
- the rfbF gene encoding glucose-1-phosphate cytidylyltransferase, whose protein sequence is MKAVLLAGGLGTRIAEESHLRPKPMIEIGGRPILWHIMKIYSAHGVNDFIVCLGYKGYVIKEYFANYFLHMSDVTFDMAENRMQVHHRHAEPWRVTLVDTGENTQTGGRLRRVREYLNPGETFCFTYGDGVADLDMAAQFAFHRAHGRLATITAVQPPGRFGTLAYEGGAVTGFEEKPAGDGGWINGGFFVLQPEVIELIDGDASPWESMPMKTLASQDQLRAFEHHGFWQPMDTLREKNLLEELWASGQAPWKCW, encoded by the coding sequence ATGAAAGCCGTCCTCCTTGCCGGCGGGCTTGGAACCCGCATCGCCGAAGAGTCGCACCTGCGCCCCAAGCCCATGATCGAGATCGGCGGGCGGCCCATCCTGTGGCACATCATGAAGATTTATTCCGCCCACGGCGTGAACGACTTCATCGTCTGCCTGGGCTACAAGGGCTATGTCATCAAGGAGTACTTCGCCAACTACTTCCTGCACATGTCCGACGTCACCTTCGACATGGCGGAAAACCGCATGCAGGTGCACCACCGCCACGCCGAGCCCTGGCGCGTGACGCTGGTGGACACCGGCGAAAACACCCAGACCGGCGGACGGCTGCGCCGCGTGCGCGAATACCTCAACCCCGGCGAAACCTTCTGCTTCACCTACGGCGACGGCGTGGCCGACCTGGACATGGCGGCGCAATTCGCCTTTCACCGCGCGCACGGGCGGCTGGCCACCATCACCGCCGTGCAGCCGCCGGGGCGCTTCGGCACGCTGGCGTACGAGGGCGGCGCGGTCACCGGTTTTGAAGAAAAGCCGGCCGGCGACGGCGGCTGGATCAACGGCGGCTTCTTCGTGCTGCAACCCGAGGTCATCGAACTCATCGATGGCGACGCAAGCCCGTGGGAATCCATGCCGATGAAGACCTTGGCGAGTCAGGACCAGTTGCGCGCCTTCGAGCACCATGGCTTCTGGCAGCCCATGGACACGCTGCGCGAGAAGAACCTGCTTGAGGAACTCTGGGCCAGCGGCCAGGCGCCCTGGAAATGCTGGTGA
- the motA gene encoding flagellar motor stator protein MotA — MFIIIGYAVVFGSVFGVFVAHGGNIHVLMEALPFEMATIGGAAVGAFVVNNQPKVLKGTLTALPKLFKGSQYTKARYMELLAMLYEILQKARKEGLMAIEADVEEPEKSELFKKFPTVGSDHHVLEFTTDYLRMMVSGNLNAHEIEALMDSEIETHHQEAHGPVAALTRLAGALPAFGIVAAVLGVVNTMGNVGQPPAVLGAMIASALVGTFLGIFLAYAVAEPLAGLLEQRNEDASKELVCIKSTLLASMQGYNPATAIEFGRKVLFSDVRPSFIELESHVKGKKQA, encoded by the coding sequence ATGTTCATCATCATCGGCTATGCCGTCGTCTTCGGAAGCGTCTTCGGCGTGTTCGTGGCGCATGGCGGAAACATCCATGTGCTCATGGAGGCCTTGCCGTTCGAGATGGCCACGATCGGCGGCGCGGCGGTGGGGGCCTTCGTGGTCAACAACCAGCCCAAGGTGCTCAAGGGCACGCTGACGGCGCTGCCCAAGCTGTTCAAGGGCAGCCAGTACACCAAGGCGCGCTACATGGAGCTGCTGGCCATGCTCTACGAGATCTTGCAGAAGGCGCGCAAGGAAGGCCTGATGGCCATCGAGGCCGACGTCGAAGAGCCGGAGAAATCCGAGCTGTTCAAGAAATTCCCCACCGTCGGCAGCGACCACCACGTGCTCGAATTCACCACCGACTACCTGCGCATGATGGTCTCGGGCAACCTGAACGCGCACGAGATCGAGGCGCTGATGGACAGCGAAATCGAAACCCACCACCAGGAGGCGCACGGCCCGGTGGCGGCGCTGACTCGTCTGGCGGGCGCGTTGCCGGCCTTCGGCATCGTGGCGGCGGTGCTCGGGGTGGTCAACACCATGGGCAACGTCGGCCAGCCGCCGGCGGTGCTCGGCGCCATGATCGCCTCGGCGCTGGTGGGCACCTTCCTGGGCATCTTCCTGGCCTATGCGGTGGCCGAGCCCCTGGCCGGCCTGCTGGAGCAGCGCAACGAGGACGCGAGCAAGGAGCTGGTGTGCATCAAGTCCACGCTGCTGGCCAGCATGCAGGGCTACAACCCGGCGACGGCCATCGAGTTCGGGCGCAAGGTGCTGTTCTCCGACGTGCGCCCGAGCTTCATCGAACTGGAATCGCACGTGAAGGGCAAGAAGCAGGCCTGA
- the motB gene encoding flagellar motor protein MotB: MADNKLQPIIIKRVKKADHGAHGGAWKIAYADFVTAMMAFFLLMWLLGSTSKGDLQGIAEYFASPMKVAMQGGDGAGNSSSVIQGGGTDLARVYGQMKRSQDSDADKGRTSQQARPQSIEAQRAERARIDAQRIKELQGKLESVITQDMALNEYRSQIRIDVTPDGLQVQIVDEQNRPMFDSGSALVKNYMRSILRAIGGALGGVENRISIAGHTDATPYGNGERGYSNWELSADRANASRRELVAGGMPDDKLIRVVGLAASDPLQPQEPRAAVNRRITITVLTREAEERLMGHDLPALDLPGGPAEKNPDNAAPGAAG; this comes from the coding sequence ATGGCGGACAACAAGCTGCAGCCCATCATCATCAAGCGCGTGAAGAAGGCGGACCACGGCGCGCACGGCGGTGCCTGGAAGATCGCCTATGCCGACTTCGTGACCGCGATGATGGCCTTCTTCCTGCTGATGTGGCTGCTGGGCTCCACCAGCAAGGGCGACCTGCAGGGGATTGCCGAATACTTCGCCTCGCCGATGAAGGTGGCGATGCAGGGCGGCGACGGCGCGGGCAACAGCTCCAGCGTGATCCAGGGCGGCGGCACCGACCTGGCGCGCGTCTATGGCCAGATGAAGCGCAGCCAGGACAGCGACGCCGACAAGGGCCGCACCAGCCAGCAGGCCCGGCCCCAGAGCATCGAGGCCCAGCGCGCCGAGCGCGCGCGCATCGACGCCCAGCGCATCAAGGAGCTGCAGGGCAAGCTCGAATCGGTGATCACCCAGGACATGGCGCTCAACGAATACCGCTCGCAGATCCGCATCGATGTCACGCCCGACGGTCTGCAGGTGCAGATCGTGGACGAGCAGAACCGCCCCATGTTCGACAGCGGCAGCGCGCTGGTCAAGAACTACATGCGCAGCATCCTGCGCGCCATCGGCGGTGCGCTGGGCGGGGTGGAGAACCGCATCAGCATCGCCGGCCATACCGACGCCACGCCCTACGGCAACGGCGAGCGCGGCTACAGCAACTGGGAGCTTTCCGCCGACCGCGCCAACGCCTCGCGGCGCGAGCTGGTGGCCGGGGGCATGCCCGACGACAAGCTGATCCGCGTGGTGGGCCTGGCCGCCAGCGACCCGCTGCAGCCGCAGGAGCCGCGCGCCGCGGTGAACCGGCGCATCACCATCACGGTGCTCACGCGCGAGGCCGAGGAGCGCCTGATGGGCCATGATCTGCCGGCGCTGGACCTGCCTGGCGGCCCTGCGGAGAAAAACCCGGACAATGCGGCACCTGGGGCTGCCGGGTAA
- a CDS encoding N-acetylneuraminate synthase family protein — MRSISQRDRDLFENLFVLELANNHWGRIERGLKIVRDHAAVVRHNNVKAAIKLQFRDVDEFIHPDFKGNEELRYVKKTEDTRLSRADFTRMVDEIRNLSCIPMATPFDEASVDLCVEFDMPIVKIASSDMNDWPLIEKIASTRRPTIISTGGASEKDLDDIVRFFERRDIPLAINHCVSLYPSEDGELHLDQIDYLKSRYPSHIIGLSTHEYHDWHSSMLISYGKGARTWERHIDIQYEDVPVSSYCSLPEQCDVWFKAFHKAKEMCGGVAHTRRVISRKETEYLNALVRGVYARRPLEPGYVFDKDNFEKDFYLAIPLHKGQLSCREVMNGERLLQPIAADERLTIGHIDGPYSQNAGLKSLILNRGL; from the coding sequence ATGCGATCCATCAGCCAACGCGACAGGGACTTGTTCGAAAACCTGTTTGTCCTGGAGCTGGCCAACAACCACTGGGGCCGGATTGAGCGCGGCCTGAAGATCGTGCGTGACCATGCCGCCGTGGTGCGCCACAACAACGTCAAGGCCGCCATCAAGCTCCAGTTTCGTGACGTCGATGAATTCATCCACCCCGATTTCAAGGGCAACGAGGAGCTGCGCTACGTCAAGAAGACCGAGGACACCCGGCTCTCGCGCGCCGACTTCACGCGCATGGTCGACGAGATCAGGAACCTCAGCTGCATCCCCATGGCGACGCCGTTCGACGAGGCCTCGGTCGATCTATGCGTCGAATTCGACATGCCCATCGTCAAGATCGCCAGCTCGGACATGAACGACTGGCCGCTGATCGAGAAAATCGCCTCCACCCGCCGCCCCACCATCATCTCCACCGGCGGCGCGTCGGAGAAAGACCTGGACGACATCGTGCGCTTCTTCGAGCGGCGTGACATCCCGCTGGCCATCAACCACTGCGTCTCGCTCTACCCGAGCGAAGACGGCGAGCTGCACCTGGACCAGATCGATTACCTCAAGAGCCGTTATCCGAGCCACATCATCGGCCTGTCCACGCACGAGTACCACGACTGGCATTCGTCGATGCTGATCTCCTACGGCAAGGGCGCGCGCACCTGGGAGCGCCACATCGACATCCAGTACGAGGACGTGCCCGTCTCCAGCTACTGCTCGCTGCCCGAGCAGTGCGACGTCTGGTTCAAGGCCTTTCACAAGGCCAAGGAAATGTGCGGCGGCGTGGCCCACACCCGGCGCGTGATCTCGCGCAAGGAAACCGAATACCTCAACGCCCTGGTGCGCGGCGTGTATGCGCGCCGCCCGCTGGAGCCGGGCTACGTCTTCGACAAGGACAACTTCGAGAAGGATTTCTACCTCGCCATCCCGCTGCACAAGGGCCAGCTGTCCTGCCGCGAGGTGATGAACGGCGAGCGGCTGCTCCAGCCCATCGCGGCCGACGAGCGCCTGACCATCGGGCACATCGACGGTCCCTACAGCCAGAACGCGGGCCTCAAGAGCCTGATCCTGAACCGGGGCCTGTGA
- a CDS encoding EscU/YscU/HrcU family type III secretion system export apparatus switch protein: MDSSQDKQLPATERKLQKAREDGQAPRSQELSHLAVLGVLGLMLWSFFPTLLDVLTREMGRQLSFDAVALRAPADMFTRLQAMLLVGLAISLVLALLAALAAVAASLGSGGWIWSLKALQPQFSRLDPLQGVKNLVSKQKLSNLGKMLLLATALIYVAWKYMSTSAEKMAQLVLQPAAPSLRDAGQWVGTGVALLLLVVLLFAVVDVPLQQYLHRSRLKMSHEEVKQEHKDSDGNPLIRQRIRQKQRGVAERASVSAVPRADFVVMNPTHYAVALRYDEATMGAPQVISKGTDLVAFRIRDLAGTHDIPVLRSPMLARALYAHADLDQPIPAQLYTAVAQVLAYVYRLKAAMRGEGRMPDAPPVPDAHIPPQLDPHSPQAQHR, translated from the coding sequence ATGGATTCAAGTCAGGACAAACAACTCCCCGCAACCGAGCGCAAGCTGCAGAAGGCGCGTGAGGATGGGCAGGCGCCGCGTTCGCAGGAGCTGTCGCACCTGGCGGTGCTGGGCGTGCTCGGCCTGATGCTGTGGTCCTTCTTCCCGACGCTGCTGGACGTGCTCACGCGCGAGATGGGGCGCCAGCTCAGCTTCGACGCCGTCGCCCTGCGCGCGCCGGCGGACATGTTCACCCGGCTGCAGGCCATGCTGCTCGTGGGCCTGGCGATCAGCCTGGTGCTGGCGCTGCTGGCGGCGCTGGCGGCGGTGGCGGCGAGCCTGGGCTCGGGCGGCTGGATCTGGAGCCTGAAGGCGCTGCAGCCGCAGTTCAGCCGGCTCGACCCGCTGCAGGGCGTGAAGAACCTGGTGTCCAAGCAGAAGCTGTCCAACCTGGGCAAGATGCTGCTGCTGGCGACGGCGCTGATCTACGTGGCCTGGAAGTACATGTCCACCAGCGCCGAGAAGATGGCCCAGCTGGTGCTGCAGCCCGCGGCCCCGTCGCTGCGCGATGCCGGGCAGTGGGTGGGCACGGGCGTGGCGCTGCTGCTGCTCGTCGTGCTGCTGTTCGCGGTGGTGGACGTGCCGCTGCAGCAGTACCTGCACCGCTCGCGCCTGAAGATGAGCCATGAAGAGGTCAAGCAGGAGCACAAGGACTCGGACGGCAACCCGCTGATACGCCAGCGCATCCGCCAGAAGCAGCGCGGGGTGGCCGAGCGCGCCAGTGTCAGCGCCGTGCCGCGCGCCGACTTCGTGGTGATGAACCCCACGCACTACGCGGTGGCGCTGCGCTACGACGAAGCCACCATGGGCGCGCCGCAGGTCATCTCCAAGGGCACCGACCTGGTGGCCTTTCGCATCCGCGACCTGGCCGGCACGCACGACATTCCGGTGCTGCGTTCGCCCATGCTGGCGCGCGCGCTCTATGCCCATGCCGATCTGGACCAACCCATCCCGGCGCAGCTGTACACCGCCGTCGCGCAGGTGCTGGCCTACGTCTATCGCCTCAAGGCCGCGATGCGCGGCGAAGGCCGCATGCCCGATGCCCCGCCGGTTCCCGATGCGCACATTCCGCCGCAGCTCGACCCCCATTCACCCCAGGCGCAACACAGGTAA
- the rfbH gene encoding lipopolysaccharide biosynthesis protein RfbH, whose protein sequence is MTPQEIRADIARLVEQYVAASLRPQAFEPGSTPVPPSGKLLGAEELKYMVEASLDGWLTTGRFNAAFELKLAAFLGVRHAITVNSGSSANLVAFSTLTSPRLGSRAIRPGDEVIGVAAGFPTTVNPILQFGAVPVFVDIELGTYNIDASRIEAAIGPKTRAIMLAHTLGNPFNLDAITALCKQHGLWLIEDCCDALGSTWQGRKVGSFGDIGTLSFYPAHHITMGEGGAVFTNNDELKLIAESFRDWGRDCYCAPGKDNTCCKRFAQQFGTLPMGYDHKYTYSHLGYNLKITDMQAACGLAQLEKADQFIARRKAHFAYLHERLRDCEEFLILPQATPGSEPSWFGFPITLRDNAPVSRLDLLTYLDQNKVGTRLLFAGNLTRQPYMLGRDYRVSGTLEHTDKVMNDTFWIGVQPALTREMLEFAAKSIRAYLGVDFE, encoded by the coding sequence ATGACCCCGCAAGAAATTCGCGCCGACATTGCCCGGCTGGTCGAGCAATACGTCGCCGCCAGCCTGCGCCCGCAGGCCTTCGAGCCCGGCAGCACGCCGGTGCCGCCCTCGGGCAAGCTGCTGGGTGCAGAAGAGCTGAAATACATGGTCGAGGCCAGCCTGGACGGCTGGCTGACCACCGGCCGCTTCAACGCCGCCTTCGAGCTCAAGCTGGCGGCCTTTTTGGGCGTGCGCCATGCCATCACCGTCAATTCGGGCTCCTCGGCCAACCTGGTCGCGTTCAGCACGCTGACCAGCCCGCGACTGGGCAGCCGCGCCATCCGCCCGGGCGACGAGGTCATCGGCGTGGCTGCGGGCTTTCCCACCACGGTCAACCCCATCCTGCAATTTGGCGCCGTGCCGGTGTTCGTCGACATCGAGCTGGGCACCTACAACATCGATGCCAGCCGGATCGAGGCGGCCATTGGCCCGAAAACCCGCGCCATCATGCTGGCCCACACCCTGGGCAACCCTTTCAATTTGGACGCCATCACCGCACTGTGCAAGCAGCACGGCCTGTGGCTGATCGAGGACTGCTGCGACGCGCTCGGCTCCACCTGGCAGGGGCGCAAGGTAGGCAGCTTCGGCGACATCGGCACGCTGAGCTTCTACCCCGCGCACCACATCACCATGGGCGAGGGCGGCGCGGTTTTCACCAACAACGATGAACTCAAATTGATCGCCGAGAGCTTTCGCGACTGGGGGCGCGACTGTTACTGCGCGCCCGGCAAGGACAACACCTGCTGCAAGCGCTTTGCCCAGCAGTTCGGCACCCTGCCCATGGGCTACGACCACAAATACACCTACAGCCACCTGGGCTACAACCTGAAGATCACCGACATGCAGGCCGCCTGCGGCCTGGCACAGCTGGAAAAGGCCGACCAGTTCATCGCCCGGCGCAAGGCCCACTTTGCTTATTTGCACGAGCGGCTGCGCGACTGCGAGGAATTCCTCATCCTGCCCCAGGCGACACCGGGCAGCGAGCCATCGTGGTTCGGCTTTCCCATCACCCTGCGCGACAACGCCCCTGTTTCGCGTCTGGACCTGCTCACCTACCTGGACCAGAACAAGGTGGGAACCCGCCTGCTTTTCGCAGGAAACCTCACGCGCCAGCCGTATATGCTGGGCCGCGACTACCGCGTGAGCGGCACGCTGGAGCACACCGACAAGGTGATGAACGACACCTTCTGGATCGGCGTGCAGCCGGCGCTGACGCGGGAGATGCTGGAATTTGCCGCCAAAAGCATCAGAGCCTATCTGGGCGTCGACTTTGAATAA
- a CDS encoding thiamine pyrophosphate-binding protein, with protein sequence MKRVSEQIADWLAAQGVEQVFTVTGGGAMFLNQALGGHDKLRCTFMHHEQACAMAAEGYARITGKPAVVMPTTGPGAVNALNGVYGAFTDSIPMIVLSGQIKRETCIDFQDPRQVHGLRQLGDQEGPTISMASPVCKLARLVRSAQDLQTLLPRAYAEATRGRPGPVWLDIPLDIQQSTEALQIPAPPPPAAKPPADALRAACRFIADKLRQAHRPLILGGTGVRLSHTEGRLLALVERHGIPLATAWTHDLIASDHPLFAGRPGTIGTRAGNFCLQAADCVLVLGSRLNIRQTSYNWQAFAKNAWLAQVDIDEAELRKPTLQPDLGVAADLNDFLDALEQELAATALPGYQPWVRWCQDVGRRYNAAAEHQQRPGQPLNPYVMVSRIFEQLRPDDIVVCGNASACILPFQMGALQKDQRLFSNSGAASMGYDLPAALGAATAAAGRARRVICFAGDGSLQMNIQELQTLKTTGLNLIVVVLNNRGYLSIWQTHQNFFGRVIGATPASGVDFPDFTAVARAYGLRAETIATEADLPRLDALLHGNGPLLIDLHVDPEQEFAPRIKSRVDGQGQFVTPELDDMHPFLDPAEVAGVRNQALALRALRPSNG encoded by the coding sequence GTGAAGCGCGTCTCCGAGCAGATCGCCGACTGGCTCGCCGCGCAGGGCGTGGAGCAGGTTTTCACCGTCACCGGCGGCGGCGCCATGTTCCTGAACCAGGCGCTGGGCGGGCATGACAAACTGCGCTGCACCTTCATGCACCACGAGCAGGCCTGCGCCATGGCCGCCGAGGGCTACGCCCGCATCACTGGCAAGCCGGCGGTGGTCATGCCGACCACCGGGCCGGGGGCGGTGAACGCGCTCAACGGCGTGTACGGTGCCTTCACCGACTCGATCCCGATGATCGTCCTCTCGGGCCAGATCAAGCGCGAGACCTGCATCGACTTCCAGGACCCGCGGCAAGTGCACGGCCTACGCCAGCTGGGCGACCAGGAGGGTCCGACCATCTCCATGGCCAGTCCGGTGTGCAAGCTCGCGAGGCTCGTGCGCTCGGCGCAAGACCTGCAAACCCTGCTGCCTCGGGCGTATGCCGAGGCCACGCGCGGGCGCCCCGGCCCGGTGTGGCTGGACATTCCGCTGGACATCCAGCAGTCCACCGAGGCGCTGCAGATCCCCGCGCCGCCCCCGCCTGCCGCCAAGCCCCCCGCGGACGCGCTGCGCGCCGCCTGCCGCTTCATCGCCGACAAGCTGCGCCAGGCGCACCGCCCGCTGATCCTGGGTGGCACCGGCGTGCGACTCTCGCACACCGAAGGCCGCCTGCTGGCGCTGGTCGAACGCCACGGCATCCCGCTGGCCACGGCCTGGACGCACGACCTCATCGCCTCCGACCACCCGCTGTTCGCCGGCCGCCCCGGCACCATCGGCACGCGCGCGGGCAACTTCTGCCTGCAGGCGGCCGATTGCGTGCTGGTGCTGGGCTCGCGCCTGAACATCCGCCAGACCAGCTACAACTGGCAGGCCTTCGCCAAGAACGCCTGGCTGGCCCAGGTCGACATCGACGAGGCCGAGCTGCGCAAACCCACGCTGCAACCCGATCTGGGGGTGGCCGCCGACCTGAATGATTTTCTGGACGCGCTGGAACAAGAGCTCGCCGCCACCGCGCTGCCCGGCTACCAGCCCTGGGTGCGGTGGTGCCAGGACGTGGGCCGGCGCTACAACGCCGCCGCCGAGCACCAGCAGCGCCCCGGCCAGCCGCTCAACCCCTACGTGATGGTCAGCCGCATCTTCGAGCAGCTGCGGCCCGACGACATCGTCGTCTGCGGCAACGCCTCGGCCTGCATCCTGCCCTTCCAGATGGGCGCGCTGCAAAAAGACCAGCGCCTGTTCAGCAACTCGGGTGCGGCATCGATGGGCTACGACCTGCCCGCCGCGCTGGGCGCCGCGACCGCTGCCGCAGGGCGCGCGCGGCGCGTGATCTGCTTTGCCGGCGACGGCAGCCTGCAGATGAACATCCAGGAGCTGCAAACGCTCAAGACCACGGGGCTGAACCTGATCGTCGTGGTGCTCAACAACCGCGGCTACCTGTCAATCTGGCAGACGCACCAGAACTTTTTTGGCCGTGTCATCGGCGCTACGCCGGCGTCGGGCGTCGATTTCCCCGACTTCACCGCCGTGGCCCGCGCCTACGGCCTACGCGCTGAAACCATCGCCACCGAAGCCGATCTGCCCCGGCTGGACGCCCTGCTGCACGGCAATGGCCCGCTCTTGATCGACCTGCACGTTGACCCCGAGCAGGAATTCGCCCCGCGCATCAAGTCGCGCGTGGACGGGCAAGGCCAGTTCGTCACGCCCGAGCTCGACGACATGCACCCCTTCCTGGACCCGGCCGAGGTGGCCGGGGTGCGGAATCAGGCGTTGGCACTGCGCGCCCTGCGGCCGTCAAATGGATGA
- a CDS encoding protein phosphatase CheZ: MASEDLAATPAALDAEDVHTRIGQLTRQLHTALSELGYANQLRSTMSELPDAQSRLSYISRLTGQAAEKVLGRVEMAKAIRDRVADEGERTFDALVADPVAAVARGQIYNFLVDLRQAGEELDGHLTEIMMAQDFHDLTGQVIARVVNLAATIEEQLVQLVIQTAPPGTMVQAAPAEPPRLQGPVVEPEKNPGEVVTDQSQVDDLLASLGF, encoded by the coding sequence ATGGCGAGCGAGGATCTTGCCGCCACGCCTGCGGCCCTTGACGCCGAGGACGTGCACACGCGCATCGGCCAGCTCACGCGCCAGCTGCACACCGCGCTCTCCGAGCTCGGCTACGCCAACCAGTTGCGCAGCACCATGAGCGAGCTGCCGGATGCGCAAAGCCGCCTGTCCTACATCTCGCGCCTGACCGGCCAGGCGGCGGAAAAGGTGCTGGGCCGCGTGGAGATGGCCAAGGCCATCCGCGACCGCGTGGCCGACGAGGGTGAGCGCACCTTCGACGCGCTGGTGGCCGACCCGGTGGCGGCCGTGGCGCGCGGGCAGATCTACAACTTCCTCGTCGACCTGCGCCAGGCGGGCGAGGAGCTCGACGGCCACCTGACCGAAATCATGATGGCGCAGGACTTTCACGACCTGACCGGCCAGGTGATCGCGCGCGTGGTGAACCTGGCCGCGACCATCGAAGAGCAGCTGGTGCAGCTGGTGATCCAGACCGCGCCGCCGGGCACCATGGTCCAGGCGGCGCCCGCCGAGCCGCCGCGCCTGCAGGGCCCGGTGGTCGAACCCGAGAAGAACCCCGGCGAGGTGGTCACCGACCAGTCCCAGGTGGACGATCTGCTGGCCAGCCTGGGTTTTTGA
- the rfbG gene encoding CDP-glucose 4,6-dehydratase — MLVSATPAPSPAFWRGKRVLLTGHSGFKGAWLALWLTELGAEVTGLSLAPVGIPNLFTLARVADDLQASHCADIRDAQAVASIVQQTRPQIVLHLAAQALVRKSYAEPLATWATNVQGTAHVLDALRGRADARVAVVVTTDKVYRNREWPWPYREDDALGGHDPYSASKAAAEIVAASYRSAFLAAQGLALATARAGNVIGGGDWAEDRLIPDAVRAWTAGQELVIRNPQATRPWQHVLEPLAAYLRLAERLWAQPELAGAYNFGPLPHEAATVEFVLKLASSAYPSSAISYQKSISQPHEACWLTLETAQARAALGVAPRWGLGEAVARTMAWYRAQAAGQDARTLCLADLRAFEETP; from the coding sequence ATGCTGGTGAGCGCCACCCCTGCCCCGTCGCCGGCCTTTTGGCGGGGCAAGCGCGTGCTGCTCACCGGCCACAGCGGCTTCAAGGGCGCGTGGCTGGCGCTGTGGCTGACAGAGCTCGGCGCCGAGGTCACGGGCCTGTCGCTCGCACCGGTCGGCATACCCAATTTGTTCACCCTGGCCAGGGTCGCGGACGACTTGCAGGCCAGCCATTGCGCCGATATCCGCGACGCGCAGGCCGTGGCCTCCATCGTGCAGCAAACGCGCCCGCAGATCGTGCTGCACCTGGCTGCGCAGGCTCTGGTACGCAAGAGCTATGCCGAGCCTCTGGCCACCTGGGCCACCAATGTGCAGGGCACGGCCCATGTGCTCGATGCGCTGCGCGGCCGGGCGGATGCGCGCGTGGCCGTGGTCGTCACCACCGACAAGGTCTACCGCAACCGCGAATGGCCTTGGCCCTACCGCGAGGACGATGCGCTCGGCGGCCACGACCCCTACAGCGCCAGCAAGGCTGCCGCCGAGATCGTTGCCGCCAGCTACCGCAGCGCCTTCCTGGCTGCGCAAGGCCTTGCGCTGGCCACCGCGCGCGCGGGCAACGTGATCGGCGGCGGCGACTGGGCCGAGGATCGGCTCATCCCCGACGCCGTGCGCGCCTGGACCGCGGGGCAGGAGCTGGTCATTCGCAACCCGCAGGCCACCCGCCCCTGGCAGCACGTACTCGAACCGCTGGCCGCCTATCTGAGACTGGCCGAGCGCCTCTGGGCGCAGCCCGAGCTGGCGGGGGCCTACAACTTCGGACCGCTGCCGCACGAGGCGGCGACGGTTGAATTTGTATTGAAATTGGCCTCCAGCGCTTACCCATCAAGCGCAATCAGCTATCAAAAAAGCATTTCTCAGCCGCATGAGGCCTGCTGGTTGACACTGGAAACCGCCCAGGCCCGCGCCGCCTTGGGCGTGGCGCCGCGCTGGGGGCTGGGCGAGGCCGTGGCGCGCACCATGGCCTGGTACCGCGCCCAGGCCGCGGGGCAGGACGCCCGCACGCTGTGCCTGGCCGACCTGCGTGCCTTCGAGGAAACCCCATGA